From Microbacterium sp. LWH7-1.2:
GTGCTCGCGGCAGCCGGCATCCGTGATCGCTTCGCCGTCGTGATGGACGGCGTGATCGCCGAACGCGACCACCTCGCCTCGAAACCCGCACCGGACGTGTTCGTCGAGGCGGCACGGATGATGGGGGTCGAGCCGTCGCGCAGCGTCGCGGTGGAGGACGCCATCAGCGGCGTGCAGTCCGCAGCCGCCGGCGGCTTCGCAGTGGTGGTGGGCGTCGACCGCGGCGCCGGCGAGGACGACCTCGTCGACGCGGGCGCCGACGTCGTGGTGAAGGACCTGGAGGAGTTCGCACGATGATCGATCGCGACCGGTTCCCCGTCGACCCGTGGCGCCTCGTCGAGACGTCGTTCCAGCTCGACGACACCGGCGTCACCGAGACGCTGTTCGCCGTGGGCAACGGCTACCTGGGCCTGCGCGGCAACCAGCCCGAGGGACGCCACGCACACGAGCACGGCACGTTCATCAACGGGTTCCACGAGACGTTCCCGATCCGTCACGCCGAGCAGGCCTACGGTTTCGCCGAGGTCGGCCAGGCGATCATCAACGCCCCCGACGCCAAGGTCATGCGGGTCTACGTCGACGACGAGCCGCTGTCGCTGGACGTCGCCGACGTCCGCGAGTACGAGCGGACGCTCGACATGCGCGACGGCGTGCAGCGCCGGCACATCCTGTGGGTGACGCCGTCGGGCAAGGAGGTGCGGATCGACTACGAGCGGCTGGTGTCGTTCGAGGAGAAGCACCTCGCCGTCATGACGGTGGACGTCACCGTGCTCAATGCCGACGCGCCCGTCACCGTGAGCTGCCAGATCCTCAACCGCCAGGACGGCGAGGACGTCTACGGCGGCACGCCCACGGCTCCGCGCATGGCCGGCTTCGACCCGCGCAAGACCGAGACGCTGCACGAGCGGGTGCTGCAGCCGCAGGAGTACTGGCAGGACAAGCTGCGCGCCGCCCTGTCGTACCGCGTCACCGACTCGGGCATGACGATCGCCGTCGTCGCCGACCACCTGGTCGAGACGGCGAACGAGTACACCTCGCGCACGCTGATCGAGCCCGACATCGCGAAGAACGTGTTCCGGGTGAACGCGAAGGCCGGCGTGCCGATCCGCGTCACGAAGCTCGTGAGCTACCACACATCGCGTGGCGTACCCGCGCGGGAGCTCGTCGACCGCTGCCGCCGCACGCTCGACCGTGCGCTCGGCGAGAGCGTGGACGCGATCCGCGCGCAGCAGCGTGCGTGGCTCGACGCGTTCTGGGAGCGCTCGGACGTGCGCATCGGCGGCCACGACGACCTCCAGCAGGCGACGCGCTGGTGCCTGTTCCAGCTCGCGCAGGCGTCGGCACGCGCCGACGGCCAGGGCGTGCCCGCGAAGGGCATGACCGGCTCCGGGTACTCCGGACACTACTTCTGGGACACCGAGATCTACGTGCTCCCGTTCCTCGCGTACACGACGCCGCTGTGGGCCCGCAACGCGCTGCGCATGCGGTACCTGATGCTGCCCGCCGCCCGGCGCCGGGCCTTCCAGCTCAACGAGGCCGGCGCGCTCTTCCCGTGGCGGACGATCAACGGCGAAGAGGCATCCGCGTACTACGCCGCCGGCACCGCGCAGTATCACATCAACGCCGACGTCAGCTACGCTCTCGCGAAGTACGTGCGGGCGACGGGCGACGACGAGTTCCTCTTCCGCGAGGGCGTCGACATCGCCGTCGAGACGGCGCGCCTGTGGGCGACGCTGGGCTTCTGGCGCTCGAGCGACGGCGTGGTCGACGGCGAGGGCGAAACGTTCCACATCCACGGTGTCACAGGGCCCGACGAGTACACCACCGTCGTCAACGACAACCTCTTCACGAACGTCATGGCGCGGTTCAACCTCCGCTTCGCCGCCCGCACGATCCGGGAGATGGCCGAGACCGACGGTGAGGTTTACCGCCAGATGGTCGACCGCCTCGCCCTGGAGCCGGGCGAGCCCGAGGCGTGGGAGCGGGCCGCCGAGGCCATGCACATCCCGTTCAGCCCGAGCCTCGGCATCCATCCGCAGGATCACGTGTTCCTCGAGCGCGAGATCTGGGACCTCGAGAACACGCCGCCCGACAAGCGACCCCTTCTGCTGCATTTCCACCCGCTGGTGATCTACCGGTACCAGGTGCTCAAGCAGGCTGACGTCGTGCTCGCCCTGTTCCTCCAGGGCAACCACTTCTCCGACGAGGACAAGCTCGCCGACTTCGAGTACTACGACCCGCTGACCACGGGCGACTCGACACTGTCGGCGGTCGTGCAGTCGATCCTCGCCGCCGAGGTCGGCTACCAGGACCTCGCGCTCGAGTACTTCCGGCAGTCGATCTTCGTCGACCTCGGTGACCTGCACCACAACGCCGCCGACGGTGTGCACGTGGCCTCGGCCGGTGGCGTGTGGACCGCGCTGGTCTCCGGTTTCGGCGGCATGCGCGACCACTTCGGCGAGCTGTCGTTCGACCCGCGGCTTCCCGCCTCGTGGCCGTCGCTCGAGTTCGTGCTGCACTGGCACGGCACGCGCCTCGTCGTCACGGTCACCCGTGGCGAAGTTCGCGTGCGCGCCACGGAGGGCGACCCCGTCGGCTTCAGCGTGCGGGGCGTAGGGTACGTGGTCGGCGCGGGCGAAGAGGTCGTGGCACCGCTCGCCGGGCAGGGGCCGGTCATCCCGGGCCGGCCGTCGCTGCGCGAGCTCGGCGACGCGCGCCGCGAGGACGGCTCGCTGCTGTCGGCGTCGGTGCCCACCGTCACCTCGACGATCCCGATCATCGTTGGCGCTGCCGACGTCGAGCACGGCGCCGACGTCTGACGTCTCATCGGGAGTCCCGGCTCAAGCGGACTGACGGTTTGACAAGTCACTGCCGGGCTTCGACAGTGGACACATGAGCGATGGAGTCAGGTGGATGCCGCGGGCCGAGGCCGTGCCCCGGACCAGCGTGGCCGACGCGGTGCTGGCCGACCTCCGGGAGGCCATCTCGACAGGAGCCATCCCGGTGGGCGCACGGCTTCCCGCCGAGGCGGTGCTGGCCGAGCGCTACGGTGTGAGCCGTCCGCTCGTGCGCGAGGCTCTGCGCTCGCTGCAGGCGCTCGGGCTCACCCGCACCCGAACGGGGAGCGGCACGTACGTCATCGCCGATCAGCTCAACCCGGCCACGACTTTCGGCGACTTCTCATCCCGCGATCTGATGGAGGCTCGGCCGCACATCGAGGTGCCGGCCGCCGGGTTCGCGGCCGAGCGCCGCTCCGAGCAGCAGCGCGGCGAACTGGTGCGCCTGTGCGATGACATGGATGCCAGCACCGATCCCGACGAGTGGGTGCGACTGGATTCCCGGTTCCACGCTCTCGTGGCCGAGGCATCCGGCAACGCCGTCTTCGCCAAGACCGTCGCCGACATCCGTGACGCCCTCACTCACCAGTCCCAGGTGGTCAACCTCGTCGCCCACCGGCGGGAGGCCTCGAGTCGTGAGCACAGGCGCATCGCCGAGGCGATCGCCGTGGGCTCGGCGATCGAGGCCCGAGAGGCCATGCGCACGCACTTGAGCGAGGTCGAGCGGGTGATCACGCCGCTGGCGGCATCCGCGGCACCAGACGCTGCAGACTGAGCGCGTCGTCGAGCTGCAGGTCGGTGAGCAGACCCTTCTCGCGCACGATGTCGGGCACCGACCGTCCCGTCGCCAGAGCCTCGCGGGCGACCTCCGTCGTCGCCCGGTAGCCGAGAAGAGGGTTCAGTGCTGTCGCGAGGCCGATCGAGGTCGCCACGCGTGCGGCCATCACCTCGGGGTGGGCCTCGATGCCCTCGACGCACGCCGTCGCGAGAGTGCGACACGCCGCCGTCAGATGCGTGAAGCTCTGCGACAGTGCGCGCACGATCACGGGCTCGAACGCATTGAGCTGCAGCTGCCCCGACTCGGCCGCGAGGGTGACGGCCAGGTCGTCGGCGATGACGGTGTACGCCACCTGCGACACCATCTCCGGGATCACCGGGTTCACCTTCCCCGGCATGATGCTGGAGCCGGCCTGGCGTGGGGGGAGGGTGATCTCGCCCAGGCCCGCGCGAGGGCCCGAGGAGAGCAGCCGCAGGTCGTTGCACGTCTTCGACAGCTTTATCGCGATGCGCTTGAGCACTCCGGAGAGATGGACGAACGCGCCGGGGTCCTGGGTGGCCTCCACCAGATCGCGGGCGGTCGTGAAGGGCCGTCCGGTCAGCTCCGCCAGATGCGCGCACGCGGCCTCCGCGTAGCCGGAAGGAGCGTTGAGCCCCGTGCCGATGGCCGTGGCGCCGAGGTTGATCTCGTACAGCAGGGCGGCGGATTCCGCGAGGCGGGCGCGGTCCTCCCCGAGCATGACGGCGAAGGCGCGGAACTCCTGCCCGAGCGTCATCGGAACCGCGTCCTGCAGCTGCGTGCGTCCCATCTTGACCACGCCGTCGAACTCGGCGGCCTTGGCGGCGAACGCGTTCTCCAGAATCTCCATCGCGACGCCGAGCTGCTCGGCCGCCTCCACGAACGCCACATCCGCGGCGGTCGGGTACACGTCGTTCGTCGACTGGCTGAGATTGACGTGATCGTTGGGGTGCACCCTGGCGTAGTCGCCCTTGCGGCCGCCGAGAATCTCCAGTGCGCGATTGGCGATGACCTCGTTGGCGTTCATGTTCGTCGACGTCCCGGCGCCCCCCTGGATCACATCCACGATGAACTGGTCGTGCAGCGCCCCGGCGCGCAGCTCGCGGCACGCCTGTGCGATGGCGGCGGCCCGGTCCGCGTCCAGAAGCCCGAGGTCGCGGTTGGCGAGCGCGGCGGCCTCCTTGACGAAGGCGAGACCCCGCACGAGGAACGGATAGCGCCCGACGGGGACGCCGGTGATGGGGAAGTTCTCGCGGGCGCGTTCGGTGTGCACGCCCCAGTAGGCGTCGTCGGGGACCTCCTTCTCGCCGAGCAGGTCGTTCTCCGTGCGCATTGCGGGCATGCTCTCTCTCCTTCGAGTGTGCGATGCGGTCAATCTATCAGACAGATTTTCGGTGCCGTGGCTTGAAATCGACGGAAACGTTGTGTTTCACTGCCGTAGTCTGTCTGACAGGCAGGCATCCAACTCGTGGGCAACGATGCTCGCGACGCACAGGGAGCAGGAGCGCATGGCCACGACGTCGATGAAGACGCGGACCGACCAGCCCGCGGTCGTCCGTGATGAGGAAGCAGGGTTCCACAAGGCGCTGCGGCCGCGCCAGATACAGATGATCGCCATCGGCGGTGCGATCGGCACCGGCCTGTTCATGGGAGCGGGCGGCCGCCTCGCGATCGCCGGACCGGCACTCGTCATCGTCTACGCCGTGTGCGCCTTCTTCGCCTTCCTGGTGATGCGCGCTCTGGGTGAGCTGATCGTCCACCGCCCGACAACCGGATCGTTCGTCTCGTACGCCCGGGAGTTCTACGGCGAGAAGCTGGCGTACGCCGCCGGCTGGATGTACTGGCTGAACTGGGCCATGACATCGGTCGCCGATGTCACCGCCGTCGCCTTGTACATGAACTTCTTCAAGCAGTACGTGGCGTGGCTGCAGCCCATCGACCAGTGGGTCTTCGCCCTGGTGGCGCTGGTGTTCGTGCTGGGCATGAACCTGCTGTCTGTGAAGGTCTTCGGCGAGCTGGAGTTCTGGTTCGCGCTCATCAAGGTGCTCGCGCTCGTCGGCTTCCTCGCGGTCGGCGTCTTCTTCGTGGTCACCGGCACGCCCGTCAACGGCGAGACGCCCGGACTCCACCTCATCGCCGACAACGGCGGCATGTTCCCCAACGGCGTGCTGCCGGCGCTCATCGTGGTGCAGGGCGTGGTCTTCGCCTACGC
This genomic window contains:
- a CDS encoding glycosyl hydrolase family 65 protein, which encodes MIDRDRFPVDPWRLVETSFQLDDTGVTETLFAVGNGYLGLRGNQPEGRHAHEHGTFINGFHETFPIRHAEQAYGFAEVGQAIINAPDAKVMRVYVDDEPLSLDVADVREYERTLDMRDGVQRRHILWVTPSGKEVRIDYERLVSFEEKHLAVMTVDVTVLNADAPVTVSCQILNRQDGEDVYGGTPTAPRMAGFDPRKTETLHERVLQPQEYWQDKLRAALSYRVTDSGMTIAVVADHLVETANEYTSRTLIEPDIAKNVFRVNAKAGVPIRVTKLVSYHTSRGVPARELVDRCRRTLDRALGESVDAIRAQQRAWLDAFWERSDVRIGGHDDLQQATRWCLFQLAQASARADGQGVPAKGMTGSGYSGHYFWDTEIYVLPFLAYTTPLWARNALRMRYLMLPAARRRAFQLNEAGALFPWRTINGEEASAYYAAGTAQYHINADVSYALAKYVRATGDDEFLFREGVDIAVETARLWATLGFWRSSDGVVDGEGETFHIHGVTGPDEYTTVVNDNLFTNVMARFNLRFAARTIREMAETDGEVYRQMVDRLALEPGEPEAWERAAEAMHIPFSPSLGIHPQDHVFLEREIWDLENTPPDKRPLLLHFHPLVIYRYQVLKQADVVLALFLQGNHFSDEDKLADFEYYDPLTTGDSTLSAVVQSILAAEVGYQDLALEYFRQSIFVDLGDLHHNAADGVHVASAGGVWTALVSGFGGMRDHFGELSFDPRLPASWPSLEFVLHWHGTRLVVTVTRGEVRVRATEGDPVGFSVRGVGYVVGAGEEVVAPLAGQGPVIPGRPSLRELGDARREDGSLLSASVPTVTSTIPIIVGAADVEHGADV
- a CDS encoding FadR/GntR family transcriptional regulator, with protein sequence MSDGVRWMPRAEAVPRTSVADAVLADLREAISTGAIPVGARLPAEAVLAERYGVSRPLVREALRSLQALGLTRTRTGSGTYVIADQLNPATTFGDFSSRDLMEARPHIEVPAAGFAAERRSEQQRGELVRLCDDMDASTDPDEWVRLDSRFHALVAEASGNAVFAKTVADIRDALTHQSQVVNLVAHRREASSREHRRIAEAIAVGSAIEAREAMRTHLSEVERVITPLAASAAPDAAD
- a CDS encoding aspartate ammonia-lyase is translated as MPAMRTENDLLGEKEVPDDAYWGVHTERARENFPITGVPVGRYPFLVRGLAFVKEAAALANRDLGLLDADRAAAIAQACRELRAGALHDQFIVDVIQGGAGTSTNMNANEVIANRALEILGGRKGDYARVHPNDHVNLSQSTNDVYPTAADVAFVEAAEQLGVAMEILENAFAAKAAEFDGVVKMGRTQLQDAVPMTLGQEFRAFAVMLGEDRARLAESAALLYEINLGATAIGTGLNAPSGYAEAACAHLAELTGRPFTTARDLVEATQDPGAFVHLSGVLKRIAIKLSKTCNDLRLLSSGPRAGLGEITLPPRQAGSSIMPGKVNPVIPEMVSQVAYTVIADDLAVTLAAESGQLQLNAFEPVIVRALSQSFTHLTAACRTLATACVEGIEAHPEVMAARVATSIGLATALNPLLGYRATTEVAREALATGRSVPDIVREKGLLTDLQLDDALSLQRLVPRMPPAA